A window of the Desulfobacula toluolica Tol2 genome harbors these coding sequences:
- a CDS encoding CBS domain-containing protein, with amino-acid sequence MVSDKTSIIRARDVMSKGIVSIDGIATASEAAAKMRSEKVSYLLVNKRHKDDAWAMVVVQDFIKKVIIPGRSPSEVNVYEIMTKPVITVPADMDIRYVARLIYRAGMRRAPVEDCGELIGMVSLASLILDNDLF; translated from the coding sequence ATGGTATCTGACAAAACCTCAATAATCAGGGCAAGAGACGTGATGTCCAAGGGAATTGTCTCTATTGACGGCATTGCAACAGCAAGTGAGGCTGCTGCCAAAATGCGTTCTGAAAAAGTCTCTTATCTTCTTGTCAACAAACGGCACAAGGATGATGCCTGGGCCATGGTGGTTGTTCAAGATTTTATTAAAAAGGTGATAATCCCGGGTCGTTCACCGTCTGAAGTTAATGTTTATGAAATCATGACCAAGCCTGTTATTACCGTTCCGGCAGATATGGACATTCGTTACGTTGCCCGTTTGATTTACCGTGCCGGTATGCGAAGAGCTCCTGTGGAAGATTGCGGAGAGCTTATCGGTATGGTTTCCCTGGCATCTTTGATCCTTGATAATGATCTTTTTTAA